Part of the Spartobacteria bacterium genome, GCAGACGGCCAGTGTATCGGGTGATATTGCGCGTGATATTTCACAGATTAACAACGCCATCGGCGATATTCGTCTGGGCGGCGATCAGGTTCAGATCAGTGCGCAGGAGCTGTCACAGCTCGCCGAGCAGCTGAAATCGATGATTGCCCGTTTTTCCGTGTGATGATGCAGGGCAGGGGAGTTCGGTCTCCCCTGCCGCTAACACCCGTTCGGATACATTGTTTTCGTTTAAAAGAAGATTCGGAGGAGACATGAATAACTCATCAACGGCCGCTATAAGTTCGGAACAGATTCTTATAGCCACCTTTCAGCTGGGTGATGCCTATTTTGGTTTTGATACCGCGCAAGTGCAGGAAGTGCTCAGACTGACAGATATTACCCCCGTAAATCATGCGCCGGAGTATGTGCTGGGGGTGATGAACATGCGAGGCCGTATTTCTACGGTGATTGACCTGGGGGTAAAACTGGAGCTTGATCCTGTGTCTTTCGGTCCGGAATGCCGCATTTTTATGGTTGAATGGAATGAAGAACATGTGGGACTGGTTGTAGATCGCATGGCCGATGTTCTTGCGGTGAGCAAAGATGTGCTGAAACATGTTCCCGAAAATGTCCATGGCGTGCAGAGTCGCCAGGTACGCGGAGTCTGTCATGCAGGCCATCAGCTGGTGGCATTGCTTGATTTGGCGGAAGTCCTGCGCAGTGATGCAAGAGATGGGCTGGCTGGAGCTGCGTCATGACCATTCGTGCCTTGGTTGCGGATGACTCGACGCTGTTCCGACGTGTGCTGACCGATGTGCTTAATGCCATTCCGGATGTGGAGGTCGTGGGTTCGGCATCGAATGGTGTTCAGGCGGTTGAAAAAATCAAGGCGCTCCAGCCTGATTTGGTGACCCTGGACATTGAAATGCCGCAAATGGATGGCATTGCGGTGCTTGATGCGTTGGATCACCCTAAAGATATTGCGGTGATCGTTGTGAGCGCATTGACCCTGCGAGGTGGTCATTTGACCATGAGAGCACTGGAAAAGGGGGCTTTTGACTTTATCACCAAACCGGAAACGGGGGGACTCAGTCAAAGTAAAGAAGCGATTACCGAGGCCCTGACGCCGCGTATTAAAGCACTGGCAAACCGCTTGCAGATTCGTAGCATTCTGCGTGGTGCTTCGGGGAAGAAAACCGTGGAATCATCCAGTCGAGACGAGACCGCAGATGTCGATAAACCAAAATTATCGGATGTGGCGTCACGTATGTCTCGTGTATATAAACCGTCGCAGAAGCCGGAAATGGTGCTTATAGGCGTGTCTACCGGCGGGCCCAATGCTTTGGCAAAACTGATTCCTTCGCTGCCCGGAACGCTTGGTGTGCCTGTGCTCATTGTACAGCATATGCCGCCGGTGTTTACGAAATCGCTGGCCCAGAGTTTGGCCTCAAAAAGCGCATTGACTGTTGTAGAAGCGGAGAATGGCATGACGCTGGAGTCAAACACCGTTTACATTGCACCGGGTGGCTTGCAGATGAAGGTGGGCGTGGATTCGCTCAAAAACAAGGTGATCCAGATCAAAGATGATCCTCCGGAAAATAATTGCCGGCCTGCGGTTGATTATCTGTTTCGATCGGTGGCCATGCAGTTTCCCGGCAGAGCCATGGCCGTCATTTTGACGGGCATGGGTGCAGATGGAACCATTGGATTGAAACTGTTGAAACGCGGGGGGTGTTTTGTGCTGGGTCAGGATGAGGACAGCTGTGTTGTGTATGGCATGCCGCGAGCCGCCGCAGAGGCCGGTGTGGTTGATGTTGTATTACCTTTGGAAGATATAGCCGGACGCATCGTGTCGGCTGTGCACGGGATGGTGTAATGACGAAATTGTCACAAGAAGAATTTGCAGCCTGGATTAAGTATATCTATTCCATCTGCGGTATATCTCTGGATGCCAGTAAAGGGTATCTGGTGGAAACGAGATTGTCCGCAATGTTGCGTGAGCACAATTTGGACAGCTATTCTGAGCTGTTCTATAAAGTAAAAAGTGATTTTTCGGGAAAGTTGAAGCAGCAGATTATTGACGCCATTACAACCAATGAGACGTCGTTTTTTCGTGATTCGTCGCCTTTTGAACTTTTAAGAAATAAGATATTACCGGATCTGATCGACTGTCGTACGAAAACCATCGGTGCCGGGCGAACCATTCCCCTTCGGATTTGGAGTGCCGCCTGCTCGACCGGGCAGGAGGTTTACAGCACTGCGATAACTGCTCACGAACTGACCGCCGGAATGGGATCCTTTGATATCAGAATCACGGGTACCGATATTTCCGATCAGGCCATTGCCAAAGCGAGTCATGCCTATTATACGCAAATGGAGCTGAGTCGCGGGATGCAGGCAGATAAAATTCGGAAGCATTTCGTTGCAGAAGGAACGCGCTGGAAGGTAAAAGATGAGATTCGCGCCATGGCCGTCTTTCAAAAAATTAATTTGCTTAAGCCACTGCCGTTTATTCAGAAGTTCGACATTGTATTCTGTCGTAATGTGGCGATTTATTTCACTGAACCGGATAAAATTAATCTGTTTAAGGCCATTGGCCGGGTTCTTGCCCCCGACGGGTATCTGATTATTGGCTCCACCGAATCCTTGACGGGATTATGCCCCGAATATGTGCCGCAGCGCTATCTGCGTTCGGTGTTCTACCAGCATAAAAACTTTGTGAGCTAATCTCGCGCATTTTCTTTGGATATCATGGCTTGTGGATGCTTCATCGCGTAGTTGAGAAAGTTTTTCAGTGTAGGAACCTGATCCAGTGCAGACAAATCTCCTACCAGGCACAGGTGCGATTTAACCCGGCTCAGGGCGACATTGATCCGTCGGGCATCCTGATAGGTTCTCGATACATATTTTTGATCGGGATGGAGACAGAGCGAAAAAAAGATGATGTGTCGTTCATCACCCTGAAAACGATCCACCGTATCCACCAGCTGTGCCCATTGCGCCGCATTGCCCCATGTGGCACAATCCTGTTCCAGCTGCCGGCGAATCAGTGCCACTTGAGAACGAAACGGGGCAATAATCCCCACAGTAAAACGGCCTGCGCCGTCCATGACGGGCAGTCCGGATGCATAGAGTTCTTTGAGTGTGGCCGCAATCCAGCGTGCTTCATCGGCTGATTGCCGTGGATGAATGGGGTCGGCCCGGTCTTTTACATCGATAAATTGAAGCGGAACATGCCGATGCAGCAAGGGATGATCCGTTAAGGCGGACCCTGTATTGTTTGTACAGGATTCCGCACTGTGCAGCTTGTTGCTGTAGAACTGCTGACTAATAAAATGGGCAATGGCGGGGGGCATGCGATGCTGCACATTGAGCCGAACCAGATGGGTGGGATCCTGATCGAATTTTTCTGCAAGCGATTCGAACAGGGTGATGCCCAGCACATCGGCTGTTTCCTCTGACACGACCGGAGGCAGTTGTCGATGGTCGCCGATAAGGATCCATGTATGAGCCAGCCGCAATACGCCCAATAAATTCGGAAGAATGATCTGCGAGGCTTCATCAATGACGGCGACGTCGAACAGCGGGGTGCCTGTGTCGTTTTCCAGAAGGTGGTCGTATTGTGCGGACATCCAGGCCTGCGTCGTCCCGACATACACCGATGGCTGTGCAAGCAGACGCGAAATCCGTTCGGCAGCAGTTTTCATTGATTCCAGCATCGCTTTGCCGGTGGAAGGGGGGGCTTCACGGTCCTTGACGTCCAGTGCATGAACGAGGCATTTATCCTTGTGACGGGCGGCCGTCGATTCCGGTCGACCCAGTTTCCGAACCTGAATTTCAGGTGCACAGGCCTCCAGTTTACTCATGACCTCATCGGCGGCACGATGGGTGTAGGTTGCCAGCATGATCCGTTTTCCCTGCGCTGTAAGGGCTTTCACGATGTGGGCCAGCGTAAAGGTTTTTCCCGCACCGGGCGGGCCCTGAATGAGCAGTATATTTTGCAGGCCCAGAGCCAGTGAGACGGCCTGTTGCTGCGCGTCCAGTAAGGAGGTTGCGGCGGGGTGCAGATTCTTTACCGGCTGTGGAATATTGGGTGGAATGACTGTTTGGCTGTTTGTCAGGAAGGCACCCAGCTGTTTCAGTCCGGCATGGGCGGCATCAGCCTGAGTAACGAGCAGATACAACGCGGCAAAATTCCGTTCGTAGGCCGAATCCGGGGCATTGGCATCCAGCAGCGCCGGTTCAAACCAAAGCGAATCGACGCCTTTGGGCACGGTCACTTCAGCCGCATCACGATCAATATGGCGGATGTATACTTCCATGCAATTACCCTGAACAGGGCCAGCCGCATCGCTCAGTAAACAGGGATCCCCTTCGCGGAATTCTGATTGATTGCCTTCAGGAAAGATCAGCTGGACTGTATGAGCTGCCGGATCAAAGGCGTGCTGCTTCACGCGCAGACAGCTTCCCTCGCTGATGCGCACGGCTTGAACCTCTTGCAGTGCGGCACCGTGCTGGAGCCGATGCGCCTGCAATTCATAGCGCAGTGCACGATTAAATGTCTTAAACAGTGCCGCCTGATCACGATCTATCTGACAGGAAAGAAGGAGTTCGTTCAGGTGTTCGGCGGGACGCATTCCGCCCGATAACCCAAGTTCAGAAAGCATGACGCACATGGCCGCTTTGCCATTTTTTACGCAGGCCCTGCATTTGTTGCTGTTTTCATTGTAGGCCTGCTGTCCGGTGTGATCGATGGCCACTACTTCATTGCGCAGGTTTATAATATCGACGGCCTTTTTTGCATCAAACGGAACATCTTTCAGCATCGCCGAAGGGGGCAGCGTCGGCACGCCGTCGCGCAGGCGCCGGGCATTGGTGCCGGTGTACAGAACACAGGGTGGATCCAGCGGACCGATCCCCGCCTGCGACAAAAGTAATTGATAGGCACTGACCTGAAAGGCATGTCCCTGATTGGCCGCATGGCCTTGCGATTTTCCAGTTTTCAGTTCGATAGCCTGCCAGCGTCCGTTGGATCGGTGAATGAGTGCATCGATTTTTCCCTTCAATCCCAGATGAGGGTTCACCATGAAGCGTTCGATGAACACCTCATCGTCTTTCTCTGTTTTAACGCACCCGTTCAAACTGGCAGCCAGCGTATTTAGATGGGGGCGTGCGTCCATGTAGTAGTCTGTGGAATCAATGCCGTGCATAACAAGTTGGGGAAGCTGATCCGTGATGCATTCATTGCAGGCTTCAATCATCTTGGGAATATCTGCCGGATTCCGAAGCACGGCCCCGAAAACATGATGAACGAGACTGCCCCGCATCATGGCCGCACTGGTTCCGGGAAGGGAATAACGATCCATGAGGAAATTTCGCGGACAATAGTCAAAATGGGTCAGTGCGGTGACATTCACCATATATTCAGGCAGGATAACTAGCATAGGAAAGCTGGTGTCCACCGTATCCAGTGAATCAGGGAAGAGAAACCGTCCGTGATCGTACCGCACGTGGATCAATTTGAGGGTGACGGTGGTCATTTGATGATACTGCGAGGTCACTTTTAGAATGTCAGCAGCCGCTTTCGCACTGCGCTTTAGATACTCTGGAATCGACAGCGTTGTTCGCCGAACAGCACCGGCCAGTGCAAATTGTATATCCATTTTCCATTGCCCGTATGGATCAATATGGGACGACAGCAACTGGGTTACATAAACGGTCTGCGGTTTTGACACGTCTGAGAGACGGCCTGATTCCTGCATCAGAGACATGGTGTACTCCCTCCCGCTAAACACGTTGGCGTCTTCATCGTATTATGCCAGGAGATGCATGGTGAGAATACGAATCCCGATACCGATCAATATCAGACCGCCGATGATTTCCAGTTTGTTTTCAAATAAATGACCCATGCGATAACCGATATAGACCCCGAAGAACGACATCACAAAGGTCACGCCGCAGAAGACCAGTGCCGGAACAATAATCGGGTCGCCAAGAAAAGAGATGGTGACGCCCACGGCCAGGGCATCAATGCTGGTGGCAATCGACAGCAGGAGGATCATGGACATACTGAACGGGTTTTTCGGCTCTTTACGGTCGCTGTTTTCATTATTCATCCACAGGGATTCATAAATCATTTTCCCCCCGATGCCGCTTAAAAGAAAAAAGGCAATCCAGTGATCAAAGGGTTCGACGATATCCCGAGCGCAGGATCCGGCCAGCCAACCGGCCAGAGGCATAAACCCTTGAAAAAAGCCAAAGGATGCGGCCATCAATACCGCACAGCGGATATGCAGACGTTTCATGGTCAGTCCGCTGGTGACGGAGGCGGCAAAAGCATCCATGGCCAGGGCCAGGGCGATCATAAAAGTGGAGATAGAGCAGATCAAAAACGGTTATCCTGTCTTATTGTTTTGTTGTTCAGGGTCATTGGGTTCTATGTGAATAAGTACATCTAATATATTTAAATCGGCATTGAGCAGCGCATATTTCACCTGTCCGCCAATGGCATGCCCCTCCCGCACAGACAGGCTTCCGTCCACCAGCAGATGCAAGTCAATGTAGAAACAGCCTCCGATACGACGGGATCGGATGGCATGCATGCCCAGAACACGATTGTTCTTCAGAATAATGGAATGGATCTGCTCCTGTGTTCGCTGACACGCACCGCTTTCCGCCAGTTCCGCCAGTGCCGGTTTGATGATTTCCCAGGAGGAGTAAAGCAGGAAACAGCATACGAGCAGGGCACCTAGTGAATCGATGAAATACCATTTTGGATAGACAATGGCGGTCAGAACGGCAATGGCGACAGGCATAGAACTGAAGGCATCGGAGCGATGATGCCAGGCATTGGCCTGCAACGCCGCAGAGTGTATCCGTTTTCCCACCCGCAACGTGTAACGATAGAGCCATTCTTTCGAAATGATGGATGCGACAGCCACAATAAAGGCCAGCCAGCCGGGGTGGCCGCGATCTGCTGAGCGTAACGCTATGATGGCATCCATTCCGATGCCTATGGCTGCCCCGACAAGGCAAAGTCCGATAAAGAGCGTGATCAGCGTTTCAATGCGACGATGCCCGTAAGGATGGCTGTGGTCGGCCGGTGCCGTCCAGAACCGTTCCCCGAAAAGCAGTGCCAGGTCAGTGGTTATATCAGATAAACTATGAAATCCATCGGCGATTAACGCCTGACTGCCGGCAATCACACCCACAGAACATTTCATGATCGACAGAAAGATATTTATGATCAATCCCAATATGGTTACACGCTGAAGAGGTGTTTTTTTCATTGGCTTAATTCCGCAATAACCGGCCATGGCTGTGCGTTCCAGCGTGCAGCATCAGCCGCAGCCTGCGCCCCTTTTGGAACCGCCGAGATAACGGCCGCACCGTGTACCCCGGCACCAATGATTTCATGGACATGATCGAGATGAATTCCACCAATGGCTATCGCCGGCACAGGCGAGGCGGCCGCCATCGCCTTTAGTCGGGCGAGGCCCAGATGCTGCTTCAGACCCGGCTTGGAGCGGGAAGGGAAAACCGTGCCCATGGTCAGATAGGAAGGGCCGAAGCGCAATGCTTCCGCCATTTCAACAAAAGAATGACAACTTGCGCCCAGTCGCAATCCGGCGGCATGAATCGTATCCACATTCGCTTTCTCCATATCCGCCCGTCCCAAATGAACGCCATAGGCACCGAAATAAATCGCCTCTTCCCAAAAATCATTGATAAACAGCCTGACATCACAGGCGGCAGCGGTAGCGATAGCGCGGCATAAACGCGCGTTGCGTTCACCTGCGGGAATTGCGTCGGAAAGGCGTAGCTGCATCATCGTTATGCCTTCATCAGCCAGTGGTTTGATTTCCTCTTCCGATGAAAGATAAGGGAATAAACCAATGGGGCGCGGCCCGCAATCGGCAGCGAAAACCGGGGTGGCCAGGGCGGGGCGGCATGAAATCCACGGGGCGGCATCGCGACGTTGCACAGGCCAGAGACCCTGCCAGACCGGTCCATTGCCCAGTTCTGTGCGATCGGCCATATGCAGTGCCTGCTGAATGTAGATTTTGGCCATCACGGCTGCATCTTCTACTGTATACCCCTTTGCCAGCGCAGAGGCCATAGCTGACGCAAAGGTGCACCCGGTGCCATGGGTATCCTGCGTCGCAAGGCGTGGTGCATTCATCCAAAAGGAGCGGGTCGGTGTGGCGACATAATCGCAGCTGATTTCCGATACCCCGTGACCGCCTTTTATGACGACACATGCGGCACCCAACTGCTGCAGATGTGCCGCAGCCGCCATAATATCATCGGCTGTTTTACATGTACATCGACACAGCCATTCCGCCTCACCCAGGTTGGGTGTAACAACTGCAATGTGAGGTAGTATCTTTTCTATGGTGTCCAGCCAGTCCTCCGCACGGTCGGTACGCAGTGCCCCGCCAGTGGTACTGCGCAGAACGGGATCCCAGACAACCGGGAGGTCATGCCGTTCACACACAGATATCACGTGTTCCAGGATATCAATATGTCCGGTCATACCGATCTTGACCACGTCAGGTTTGTTGTCCTCCAGGCAGCAGAGCAGCTGTTCGTCGATATACGCCGGCGAGACCGGGTACAGCGAGGCAAAGCGGCGACTGTTCTGCGCCGTCAGTGCCGTGGCCACAGTGTGGCATCGACATGAAAAGGCATGACAGGTATGCAGATCCGCCTGTAACCCGGCCCCGCCGGAGCAATCGCTACCGGCGAGGACTAGTACAGAGGGTCTTGAGGGGGTTGACTGCTGATCCATGCCAAAGAACTCGCTATAGACCAAGGTTGATTATATTATACGACCTCATTGGTGCCCAGCAGTTCATCGCTTGCCGCCTTGTTGCGATCAAGCACTTTTTCCTGAATCCATTGCATATAGAGGAAAATGCCCGGAGTTACAAACAGGGTGATGACCTGTGCAAACAACATCCCGCCCACAATGATCAGCCCCATAGGAATACGGGACGAACCGTCGGCACCCATACCCAGAGCGATAGGCATCGTCCCCATAATGGTCGAAAGCCCTGTCATGAGAATAGGACGGAACCGGACAATACAGGAATTGTAAATAGCATCGAATCCGGTGGCCCCTTCATGTTCTTCCAGATACTGCTTCGCAAAGTCCACCATCATAATGCCGTTTTTCGCAATGATACCCAGCAGGGTGAACAATCCGATATAGGCATACAGATTCAGCGTTTTTCCAAATATCAGCACCGTGGCCAGACCGCCAAAGGCCGCCACAGGCAGGGTGGTCAGCACCGTGAACGGATGAATATAACTCTCATAGAGGATGCCGAGAATGATGTACATCATGAAGACCGCAACCCCGAGCAGTATCACCAGACTCGCAATGGCTTCCTGGAATTCCTGTGCCTCACCCTGAAGCAGTCCGCTTACAGAGGGTGGCATGAGTTCGTTGGCTTTATCTTCGAGTTGTTTAGTCGCCGCACTCAACGCGATGTCCGACCGCAGGTTGAATGACAGCGTGGCCGAGTTCAGCTGCTGGGAGTGGGGGACATTCTGCGGTCCCGTGGTTTCCGTCCATGTTGCTAAAGCACTCAGCGGCACATTTTCACCTGTTTTCGGCGACCTCAGATAGAGACTGTTCAAATCTTCCGGTGAATTAGCTTTATTGCCTACTACTTGCAGGATGACGTCATAGGTATCATTTTCGGTGTAGAATGTGGTTGTTTTTCCCTGAGCGTAGGATGCCATCAGTGCGTTTTCAATATCGTAAACAGAAATACCGAAGGTGGCCGCTCTATTGCGATCTATATGGATTTCCAGTTGCGGCATATTGAGCTTAACACTGGTCTGCACGCCAATGAAGCCA contains:
- a CDS encoding protein-glutamate O-methyltransferase CheR gives rise to the protein MTKLSQEEFAAWIKYIYSICGISLDASKGYLVETRLSAMLREHNLDSYSELFYKVKSDFSGKLKQQIIDAITTNETSFFRDSSPFELLRNKILPDLIDCRTKTIGAGRTIPLRIWSAACSTGQEVYSTAITAHELTAGMGSFDIRITGTDISDQAIAKASHAYYTQMELSRGMQADKIRKHFVAEGTRWKVKDEIRAMAVFQKINLLKPLPFIQKFDIVFCRNVAIYFTEPDKINLFKAIGRVLAPDGYLIIGSTESLTGLCPEYVPQRYLRSVFYQHKNFVS
- a CDS encoding cation transporter is translated as MAGYCGIKPMKKTPLQRVTILGLIINIFLSIMKCSVGVIAGSQALIADGFHSLSDITTDLALLFGERFWTAPADHSHPYGHRRIETLITLFIGLCLVGAAIGIGMDAIIALRSADRGHPGWLAFIVAVASIISKEWLYRYTLRVGKRIHSAALQANAWHHRSDAFSSMPVAIAVLTAIVYPKWYFIDSLGALLVCCFLLYSSWEIIKPALAELAESGACQRTQEQIHSIILKNNRVLGMHAIRSRRIGGCFYIDLHLLVDGSLSVREGHAIGGQVKYALLNADLNILDVLIHIEPNDPEQQNNKTG
- a CDS encoding chemotaxis response regulator protein-glutamate methylesterase yields the protein MTIRALVADDSTLFRRVLTDVLNAIPDVEVVGSASNGVQAVEKIKALQPDLVTLDIEMPQMDGIAVLDALDHPKDIAVIVVSALTLRGGHLTMRALEKGAFDFITKPETGGLSQSKEAITEALTPRIKALANRLQIRSILRGASGKKTVESSSRDETADVDKPKLSDVASRMSRVYKPSQKPEMVLIGVSTGGPNALAKLIPSLPGTLGVPVLIVQHMPPVFTKSLAQSLASKSALTVVEAENGMTLESNTVYIAPGGLQMKVGVDSLKNKVIQIKDDPPENNCRPAVDYLFRSVAMQFPGRAMAVILTGMGADGTIGLKLLKRGGCFVLGQDEDSCVVYGMPRAAAEAGVVDVVLPLEDIAGRIVSAVHGMV
- the thiD gene encoding bifunctional hydroxymethylpyrimidine kinase/phosphomethylpyrimidine kinase → MDQQSTPSRPSVLVLAGSDCSGGAGLQADLHTCHAFSCRCHTVATALTAQNSRRFASLYPVSPAYIDEQLLCCLEDNKPDVVKIGMTGHIDILEHVISVCERHDLPVVWDPVLRSTTGGALRTDRAEDWLDTIEKILPHIAVVTPNLGEAEWLCRCTCKTADDIMAAAAHLQQLGAACVVIKGGHGVSEISCDYVATPTRSFWMNAPRLATQDTHGTGCTFASAMASALAKGYTVEDAAVMAKIYIQQALHMADRTELGNGPVWQGLWPVQRRDAAPWISCRPALATPVFAADCGPRPIGLFPYLSSEEEIKPLADEGITMMQLRLSDAIPAGERNARLCRAIATAAACDVRLFINDFWEEAIYFGAYGVHLGRADMEKANVDTIHAAGLRLGASCHSFVEMAEALRFGPSYLTMGTVFPSRSKPGLKQHLGLARLKAMAAASPVPAIAIGGIHLDHVHEIIGAGVHGAAVISAVPKGAQAAADAARWNAQPWPVIAELSQ
- a CDS encoding purine-binding chemotaxis protein CheW, with protein sequence MNNSSTAAISSEQILIATFQLGDAYFGFDTAQVQEVLRLTDITPVNHAPEYVLGVMNMRGRISTVIDLGVKLELDPVSFGPECRIFMVEWNEEHVGLVVDRMADVLAVSKDVLKHVPENVHGVQSRQVRGVCHAGHQLVALLDLAEVLRSDARDGLAGAAS
- a CDS encoding manganese efflux pump, with the protein product MCSISTFMIALALAMDAFAASVTSGLTMKRLHIRCAVLMAASFGFFQGFMPLAGWLAGSCARDIVEPFDHWIAFFLLSGIGGKMIYESLWMNNENSDRKEPKNPFSMSMILLLSIATSIDALAVGVTISFLGDPIIVPALVFCGVTFVMSFFGVYIGYRMGHLFENKLEIIGGLILIGIGIRILTMHLLA